From a region of the Ficedula albicollis isolate OC2 chromosome 1A, FicAlb1.5, whole genome shotgun sequence genome:
- the GXYLT1 gene encoding glucoside xylosyltransferase 1 produces MLPSDVCGMNCFWEAAFRYDYMKTHPSEKMHLAVVACGERLEETVTMLRSAIIFSIKPLHFHIFAEDQLHESFKDILDEFPYEGRVNYTLYPITFPSESAAEWKKLFKPCASQRLFLPLILKNVDSLLYVDTDILFLRPVDDIWSFLRKFNSTQIAAMAPEHEEPRIGWYNRFARHPYYGVTGINSGVMLMNMTRIRRKYFKNDMTPVRLQWGEILMPLLKKYKLNITWGDQDLLNIMFFHNPESLYVFPCQWNYRPDHCIYGSNCKAAEEEGIFILHGNRGVYHDDKQPTFRAVYEAIKNYSFGDDLVHSLLQPLEQELQKTTHTYCGRVYKVFIKQLTQSIRDLYARRSKGR; encoded by the exons ATGCTGCCCTCTGATGTTTGTGGAATGAACTGCTTTTGGGAAGCTGCTTTTAG ATATGATTATATGAAAACACATCCTTCTGAGAAAATGCATCTAGCAGTGGTGGCCTGTGGTGAAAGACTGGAGGAGACTGTTACTATGTTGAGATCAGCCATTATTTTCAGCATCAAACCTCtccattttcatatttttgctgAGGACCAATTGCATGAGAGTTTCAAAGACATA CTTGACGAATTCCCCTATGAAGGAAGAGTTAATTACACATTATATCCAATAACATTTCCATCTGAGAGTGCAGCAGAATGGAAGAAATTGTTTAAACCATGTGCTTCACAAAGACTTTTTTTGCCA TTAATCCTCAAAAATGTGGATTCGCTATTGTATGTTGATACTGACATCTTGTTCTTGAGGCCTGTTGATGATATTTGGTCTTTTCTGAGAAAGTTCAACTCCACACAAATTGCTGCAATGGCACCAGAGCATGAAGAGCCTCGTATTGGGTGGTATAATCGTTTTGCTAGACATCCCTATTATGGAGTAACTGGAATTAATTCTGGAGTCATGCTAATGAATATGACACgtatcagaagaaaatatttcaag AATGATATGACGCCAGTCCGGTTACAATGGGGAGAAATTTTGATGCCTCTACTGAAGAAATACAAGTTGAACATAACATGGGGTGATCAGGACCTATTGAACATTATGTTTTTTCACAATCCAG AAAGTCTTTATGTCTTTCCTTGCCAATGGAATTACCGGCCTGACCACTGCATCTATGGAAGCAATTGTAAGGCAGCTGAAGAAGAAGGTATATTTATTCTTCATGGAAATAGAGGTGTTTACCACGATGATAAACAACCAACTTTCAGGGCTGTCTACgaagcaataaaaaat TATTCATTTGGAGATGACCTGGTTcattctctgctgcagcccctaGAACAGGAATTACAGAAAACCACACATACGTACTGTGGAAGAGTATACAAAGTATTCATAAAGCAGCTAACACAAAGCATAAGAGACTTGTATGCCAGAAGATCAAAGGGAAGGTGA